The Tenacibaculum jejuense genome includes a window with the following:
- the lptC gene encoding LPS export ABC transporter periplasmic protein LptC has product MKTSKKNIFLNIAAIFMVAMFFSCTNDTKKVRDFLADKNLPIAVGKDVYHVYKDSGQVTSKLVAPVLNDFTNKGHAYNEFPNGIKIITFENDGKDSTTITGNYALTYTATRVSEIKGNVVVYNHTNKRRLETNQLFWDQREKYFFTEDGFRVTNITDTISGFGFESKQDLSKWLLKDITGQLEVQKEEL; this is encoded by the coding sequence ATGAAAACTTCAAAAAAAAATATATTTCTGAACATTGCTGCCATTTTCATGGTGGCAATGTTTTTTTCATGTACAAATGATACCAAAAAAGTAAGAGACTTTCTAGCAGATAAAAATTTACCAATAGCAGTAGGTAAAGATGTGTATCATGTGTATAAGGATTCTGGTCAGGTTACGTCAAAATTAGTAGCCCCAGTTTTAAATGATTTTACTAATAAAGGTCATGCGTACAATGAATTTCCGAATGGAATCAAAATAATTACCTTTGAAAATGATGGTAAAGATTCTACAACAATTACGGGTAATTATGCTTTAACTTACACTGCTACTAGAGTTTCTGAAATTAAGGGTAACGTAGTTGTTTACAATCACACAAATAAAAGGAGGTTAGAGACGAATCAGTTGTTTTGGGATCAACGAGAAAAATATTTTTTTACTGAAGATGGATTTAGAGTAACAAATATAACAGATACAATAAGTGGTTTTGGTTTTGAATCAAAACAAGATTTATCAAAATGGTTGCTTAAAGATATCACAGGACAATTAGAAGTACAAAAAGAAGAATTATAA
- a CDS encoding peptidylprolyl isomerase: MAILSKIRERSLFLILVIGLALFAFVLDPSTLTDFFNSQKINEVGQVNGESISRQEFAQALDNYRAQTGNRVSEMQAAKNVWDNLVRQKIYDSQLAEAGITVGEADILNDLYEKDFIKNDPKYQTTGIFDKAKFKEFLATIRAENGEQWKAWREYMSNVKNALQKTTYDNLVAAGLGASLEEGKTEYLNENTKMSGELVYLPFTTMADSLVQITKGDVKKYIESHASEFEVEASRDINYVKFDIKATPQDENDIKAEVAELINDSDKGVGLKNTTDYLVFLEETKSELPYNDNIQFKVQVPQVIADTLFKGNVGDVYGPYKDQDFFKLSKITEVIQIPDSAQARHILIPMAGAPSADPTVTNTETQAKNLADSLLNVLKKDKSKFEALVKEFSSDKGSVDKGGFYDWFPYSQMTPAFRDYVFEGKEGDLGVVKSVFGFHVIEIKGQKNFQKALKLATYARKIIASEATENDVYQKAESFAQELSNGGNIETLAKDKKLMVSPAEGLKALDENIPSLGTERQIISWAFGKDLKIGDFKRFDIENGYVVATLRGKTEKGLMPVDKAIARVRPILVKEKKAELLKEKLQGSSLNEIITATKQPLKKFSDVTLKSPTITGIGYEPKIVGAMLTAKENELKKNIVGDRGVYAFVVKSRELPTELPNYDTYRKRIANQRKNQTYNMYQAVKKASDIEDEVGSTYYGVGQ, from the coding sequence ATGGCAATTTTATCGAAAATTAGAGAGCGTTCATTGTTCTTAATTCTTGTAATAGGTTTAGCATTATTTGCTTTTGTATTAGATCCTTCAACATTAACGGATTTTTTCAATTCTCAGAAAATTAATGAAGTAGGACAAGTGAATGGGGAATCAATTTCTCGTCAAGAGTTTGCTCAAGCTTTAGATAACTACAGAGCTCAAACAGGAAATAGAGTTTCTGAAATGCAAGCTGCAAAAAATGTATGGGATAACTTAGTACGTCAAAAGATTTACGATAGCCAATTAGCAGAAGCAGGAATAACAGTAGGAGAGGCAGACATTTTAAATGACTTATATGAGAAAGATTTCATTAAAAATGATCCTAAATATCAAACTACTGGAATTTTTGATAAAGCAAAGTTTAAAGAATTTTTAGCTACTATCAGAGCTGAAAATGGAGAGCAATGGAAAGCTTGGAGAGAATATATGAGTAATGTGAAAAATGCATTACAAAAAACAACTTATGATAATTTAGTTGCTGCAGGTTTAGGTGCTTCATTAGAAGAAGGTAAAACTGAATATTTGAATGAAAACACCAAAATGAGTGGAGAGTTAGTATACTTACCATTTACTACAATGGCAGATTCTTTAGTTCAAATTACTAAAGGTGATGTAAAAAAATACATTGAGAGTCATGCATCTGAATTTGAAGTTGAAGCATCAAGAGATATCAACTATGTAAAATTTGATATCAAAGCTACTCCACAAGATGAAAATGATATCAAAGCAGAAGTTGCTGAATTAATAAACGATAGTGACAAAGGTGTTGGTTTAAAAAACACAACAGATTATTTAGTGTTTTTAGAAGAAACTAAATCTGAGTTACCTTACAATGATAATATTCAGTTTAAAGTACAAGTACCACAAGTAATTGCTGATACTTTATTTAAAGGAAATGTAGGAGATGTTTATGGTCCTTATAAAGATCAAGATTTTTTCAAGTTATCTAAGATTACTGAAGTTATACAAATTCCTGATTCTGCTCAAGCACGTCATATTTTAATTCCAATGGCAGGAGCTCCAAGTGCAGATCCAACTGTAACTAATACTGAAACTCAAGCTAAAAACTTAGCAGATAGTTTATTAAATGTTTTAAAGAAAGATAAAAGTAAATTTGAAGCATTAGTAAAAGAGTTTTCTTCTGATAAAGGTTCTGTTGATAAAGGAGGATTCTACGATTGGTTTCCATACAGTCAAATGACGCCAGCTTTTAGAGATTATGTTTTTGAAGGTAAAGAAGGAGATTTAGGTGTAGTAAAATCTGTTTTCGGATTTCACGTGATAGAAATTAAAGGACAAAAGAACTTCCAAAAAGCATTAAAATTAGCAACATACGCTCGTAAAATTATTGCTTCAGAAGCAACAGAAAATGATGTGTATCAAAAAGCTGAAAGTTTTGCTCAAGAATTATCTAATGGAGGAAATATAGAAACTCTAGCTAAGGATAAGAAATTAATGGTTTCTCCAGCTGAAGGATTAAAAGCTTTAGATGAAAACATTCCTTCTTTAGGAACTGAAAGACAGATTATTTCATGGGCTTTCGGAAAGGATTTAAAGATTGGAGATTTCAAACGTTTTGATATAGAAAATGGATATGTTGTAGCTACTTTAAGAGGTAAAACTGAAAAAGGTTTAATGCCTGTTGATAAAGCTATAGCAAGAGTACGTCCTATTTTAGTAAAAGAGAAAAAAGCAGAATTATTAAAAGAAAAGTTACAAGGAAGTTCATTAAATGAAATTATTACTGCTACCAAGCAACCATTAAAAAAGTTTAGTGATGTAACTTTAAAGTCTCCAACAATTACAGGAATTGGTTATGAACCAAAAATAGTAGGAGCTATGTTAACTGCTAAAGAGAACGAATTAAAGAAGAATATAGTAGGTGATAGAGGTGTTTATGCTTTTGTAGTAAAAAGTAGAGAATTACCAACAGAATTACCGAATTATGATACTTATAGAAAACGTATTGCAAACCAAAGAAAGAATCAAACTTACAACATGTACCAAGCTGTAAAGAAAGCTTCAGATATTGAAGATGAAGTTGGAAGTACATATTATGGTGTAGGTCAATAA
- a CDS encoding T9SS type A sorting domain-containing protein, giving the protein MRSKTTIQFLIAFLFPFIVFSNNFIEKQLPSPDKLYSFYSDPLAKSTIHYGKTPSNFNGEVLLFNHGYIDMNQLFFKNNTFYSDAYRNGYQVVFVGIIKNEDIWMNGELLAESIDIITHKYNIGQLSILAHGHGGKAAEVAMYSFNKNNKVKKVITFGTPFWGTYIADISEQQWFNWIWKKTGLNSKSVTSTTYYCRDIVRPLFDNNPKNEPNKFITIGGSSFDSKEDVTTPSMLTTGSILYFTQGTNDGITPYTSSLRPKSTFVFEKGEFDLNHIDIAFGPFTWDIVQPYLDSKETNTRAVTTSETNDIITSDYQIINSENSYDIIVGDKNTTEVIVDVFHEKNIETFKLFGNDVKLSPISKKKKDDFINDYSSRYLINSKTKLVANSRFAAFVHFPEGPRMSYKAMKNKQSLLVNFEDINIPTEEIEVDAIITKTGNLYGEPISGDSFVYTFSFKPDEKQFALNVDGFNDGVYSIYITGKHPTFIRSIISGFTVGNISLSDVKKEIVEDEITFDIELKTNTIPYNTILLQKKTTEPSKILVKVFNANGQLQFKEILTSFNGNFTFTDDRIASLRSGIYIIDVEQEEFKKSFRVVKE; this is encoded by the coding sequence ATGAGATCTAAAACTACCATTCAATTTCTTATTGCATTTTTGTTCCCGTTTATTGTCTTTTCTAATAATTTCATAGAAAAACAACTTCCGTCTCCCGATAAACTGTATAGTTTTTATTCAGATCCTTTAGCCAAATCAACTATACATTATGGAAAAACACCTTCCAACTTTAATGGAGAAGTATTATTGTTTAATCATGGTTACATTGATATGAATCAGCTATTTTTTAAAAATAATACATTTTATTCAGATGCATATCGAAATGGTTACCAGGTAGTGTTTGTAGGCATCATAAAAAACGAAGATATCTGGATGAATGGTGAGTTGCTGGCAGAATCGATTGATATTATTACACACAAATATAATATCGGACAACTATCTATATTAGCTCACGGTCATGGAGGTAAAGCCGCAGAAGTAGCCATGTATTCTTTCAATAAAAATAATAAAGTAAAGAAAGTCATAACTTTTGGCACACCCTTTTGGGGAACATATATTGCTGATATCTCTGAACAACAATGGTTTAATTGGATATGGAAAAAAACCGGACTTAATAGTAAAAGCGTAACTTCTACTACTTATTATTGTCGTGATATTGTGAGACCGTTGTTTGATAATAATCCTAAAAATGAACCAAATAAATTTATAACTATAGGCGGTTCTAGTTTTGATAGTAAAGAAGATGTAACAACTCCATCGATGTTAACTACCGGTTCAATTTTATATTTTACACAAGGAACAAATGACGGTATTACACCTTACACAAGTTCTTTACGTCCAAAAAGTACATTTGTATTCGAAAAAGGAGAATTTGATTTAAATCATATTGATATTGCTTTTGGTCCATTTACTTGGGATATAGTTCAACCGTATCTTGATAGCAAAGAGACGAATACTAGAGCTGTTACCACATCAGAAACTAACGATATCATAACTAGTGATTATCAAATTATCAATTCAGAAAATAGTTATGATATTATTGTTGGAGACAAAAATACTACAGAAGTAATTGTAGATGTTTTTCATGAAAAAAATATTGAAACATTTAAACTCTTCGGAAATGATGTAAAACTCTCTCCTATTTCTAAAAAGAAAAAAGACGATTTTATAAATGACTACAGCAGTAGATATTTAATTAATTCAAAAACAAAGTTAGTTGCTAATTCACGTTTTGCCGCTTTTGTTCATTTTCCTGAAGGACCTAGAATGAGTTATAAAGCAATGAAAAACAAACAGTCTCTACTCGTTAATTTTGAAGATATAAATATTCCTACAGAAGAAATTGAAGTAGATGCTATTATAACAAAAACCGGAAATCTATATGGTGAACCTATTTCTGGTGACTCTTTTGTATATACATTTTCTTTCAAACCAGATGAAAAGCAGTTTGCTCTTAATGTTGATGGATTTAATGATGGTGTTTATAGTATATACATTACGGGGAAACATCCTACTTTTATAAGATCTATCATCTCTGGATTTACTGTTGGAAATATATCGCTATCAGACGTTAAAAAGGAAATTGTAGAAGACGAAATTACTTTTGATATTGAACTTAAAACTAATACAATACCTTACAACACTATACTTTTACAAAAAAAGACTACTGAACCATCAAAAATCTTAGTAAAAGTATTTAATGCAAACGGACAATTACAATTTAAGGAGATTTTAACCTCTTTCAATGGAAACTTTACTTTTACGGATGATCGTATCGCTAGTTTACGAAGTGGTATTTATATCATAGATGTAGAACAAGAAGAGTTCAAGAAAAGTTTTAGAGTTGTTAAAGAATAG
- a CDS encoding T9SS type A sorting domain-containing protein → MKSKFKQLIILALILFTSFFSYAQSFVEKQLPVPSKLSSFFIGPLIKSTIHYGERPSNYNGEVLLFNHGYIDLNQLFFTNNTFYQDAYNEGYQVVFVATTRGEGLWENGKLLAESIDIITNKYQVNDLTVIAHSNGGKAAEAAMFSYNKRNKVKKVIALGTPYWGTYLADVSQQWWFNWIWKNTGLNEGALTSTTYYCRDVVRPLFDNASNNQPEKFIILGASGFKSGHTILAPLMFTSGGVLFLAQGTNDGVTPYSSSLRPGATYLFRKGEAKLDHIDVALGQYVWRTIKPYLNSSNRNKTIYNTSEFDYHTITSDYQIINSENTYDKIIYPKNSKQVVVDIFHEKPSHDFKLYGNLKELSPNYKTKNNNKIENYSSSYQMKNVEQLTANSKFAAFVHFSDGPKMKYITQQKDHNIIVKFDQLNIPIEEINVDAIITRTSDLNGKIVNGDSFVYPLTLNGNEFQLDTSNFEEGTYSVHVSGKHKEFTRSIISGFVKGRLSAESLEEEITNKNNFNINLKSNTIIDHIELISSQKENQSINVSIYNLNGQLQIMKQFKPNEDYIIKDNVSTLSQGLYILTVEKNNLKKSFKILKK, encoded by the coding sequence ATGAAATCAAAATTTAAACAGCTAATAATATTAGCTCTAATCCTCTTTACCTCATTTTTTTCTTATGCCCAGAGTTTTGTAGAGAAACAACTTCCAGTTCCAAGTAAACTTAGTTCATTTTTCATTGGACCTTTAATTAAATCAACAATTCATTACGGAGAACGACCTTCAAATTATAATGGTGAAGTACTATTATTTAATCATGGTTACATCGATTTAAATCAGTTGTTCTTTACCAACAACACGTTTTATCAAGATGCTTACAATGAAGGTTATCAAGTAGTTTTTGTTGCCACCACAAGAGGTGAAGGTCTTTGGGAAAATGGTAAACTACTTGCCGAATCTATTGATATCATCACAAATAAGTATCAAGTAAACGACCTTACAGTAATTGCTCATAGTAATGGAGGAAAAGCTGCAGAAGCAGCTATGTTTTCCTATAATAAAAGAAACAAAGTGAAAAAAGTTATTGCTTTAGGAACTCCATATTGGGGAACTTATTTAGCTGATGTTTCTCAACAATGGTGGTTTAATTGGATATGGAAAAATACAGGTTTAAATGAAGGAGCCTTAACTTCTACAACTTATTATTGTAGAGATGTAGTTCGTCCTTTATTTGATAATGCTTCAAACAACCAGCCAGAAAAATTTATTATTCTCGGTGCTTCTGGCTTTAAAAGCGGACATACAATTCTAGCTCCTTTAATGTTCACAAGTGGTGGAGTTTTGTTCTTAGCTCAAGGAACAAATGACGGTGTAACTCCTTATAGTAGTTCTTTACGTCCAGGAGCTACTTACTTATTTCGCAAAGGAGAAGCTAAATTAGACCATATTGATGTAGCTTTAGGACAATATGTATGGAGAACGATAAAACCATATTTAAACAGCTCTAACCGTAATAAAACCATTTATAATACATCTGAATTTGATTACCATACGATAACTAGTGATTATCAAATTATAAATTCAGAAAACACTTATGACAAAATCATATATCCTAAAAATTCGAAACAAGTAGTTGTTGATATTTTTCATGAAAAGCCTTCTCATGATTTTAAGTTGTATGGAAACTTGAAAGAGTTGTCTCCTAATTATAAAACTAAAAACAATAATAAGATTGAAAATTACAGTAGTTCTTATCAAATGAAAAACGTTGAACAATTAACAGCTAATTCAAAATTTGCAGCTTTTGTTCACTTTTCAGATGGACCAAAAATGAAATATATTACACAGCAAAAAGATCATAATATTATTGTAAAATTTGACCAACTAAACATACCTATAGAAGAGATAAATGTAGATGCAATAATTACAAGAACAAGTGATTTGAATGGTAAAATCGTTAATGGTGATTCTTTTGTTTATCCTTTAACTTTAAATGGAAATGAATTTCAATTAGATACTTCTAATTTTGAAGAAGGAACTTATAGTGTTCATGTCTCAGGAAAACACAAAGAATTTACACGTTCGATTATTTCTGGTTTTGTAAAAGGTCGGCTTTCTGCTGAAAGTTTGGAAGAAGAAATCACTAATAAAAACAACTTCAATATTAATTTAAAATCCAATACAATTATTGATCATATTGAGTTAATATCTTCTCAAAAAGAAAATCAGAGTATAAACGTTTCTATCTATAATTTGAATGGCCAATTACAAATAATGAAACAATTTAAACCTAATGAAGATTATATCATTAAAGATAATGTAAGTACATTATCTCAAGGTCTGTACATTTTAACAGTTGAAAAAAACAACCTTAAAAAGAGTTTTAAAATCTTGAAGAAATAA
- a CDS encoding hemolysin family protein, whose protein sequence is MSCEILIILGSIIFSAFFSGMEIAFVSANKLHIELEKKGEGLLSKILSKITKNSSRFITSMLVGNNIALVIYSYFMGELLMRWFQLLLPSDYLIINTIFEELALLTQTVISTLVILITAEFLPKALFRVYANETLKLFALPAYFFYMVFYFLSGLISRISDFFLKVFFKAEKDEIQTEFSKEELGNYISEQLETKKEDEEVDSEIQIFQNALEFHKVKAREIMVPRTEIIAVDLHESVPNLKKAFIETGFSKILVYKNSLDDIIGYVNAFELFKKPRTIKSILLPVEFVPESMIINDVLNVLIKKRKSIAVVVDEYGGTSGIITVEDVVEELFGEIEDEHDNQELLEEKISEKEFHFSARLEVDYLNDEYNLEIPKEEAYETLGGFIINHTETIPEQDQELYIENFKIIIKKVSSAKIDTIYFKLLDKESRNS, encoded by the coding sequence ATGAGTTGTGAAATTCTTATTATACTAGGATCTATAATCTTTTCAGCCTTTTTTTCTGGTATGGAAATAGCGTTTGTATCCGCTAATAAACTTCATATAGAATTAGAGAAAAAAGGGGAAGGATTACTATCTAAAATCTTATCTAAGATTACCAAAAACTCTTCTCGCTTTATTACTTCCATGCTTGTCGGGAATAATATAGCCTTAGTTATTTATAGCTACTTTATGGGAGAGTTATTGATGCGCTGGTTTCAATTACTTTTACCTTCAGATTATTTAATTATAAATACAATATTCGAAGAGTTAGCTTTACTAACACAAACCGTTATATCTACCTTAGTAATTCTTATTACAGCAGAGTTTTTACCTAAAGCTTTGTTTAGAGTTTATGCGAATGAAACTTTAAAGTTATTTGCTCTACCTGCTTATTTCTTTTACATGGTTTTTTATTTTTTATCGGGATTAATTTCACGAATATCTGATTTTTTCTTGAAGGTATTCTTCAAAGCAGAAAAAGATGAAATACAAACAGAATTTAGTAAAGAAGAACTAGGGAACTATATTTCTGAACAATTAGAAACTAAGAAAGAAGATGAAGAAGTAGATTCTGAGATTCAAATTTTTCAAAACGCACTAGAGTTTCATAAAGTAAAAGCTAGAGAAATTATGGTGCCGAGAACAGAAATAATAGCTGTTGATCTTCATGAATCTGTGCCCAACCTTAAAAAAGCATTTATAGAAACAGGGTTTTCAAAAATATTAGTTTACAAGAACTCTTTAGATGATATCATAGGTTATGTGAACGCATTTGAATTATTCAAGAAACCTAGAACAATTAAGTCAATTTTATTGCCTGTTGAATTTGTTCCAGAATCTATGATCATTAACGATGTTTTAAATGTTCTAATAAAAAAAAGAAAAAGTATTGCTGTAGTTGTAGATGAATACGGCGGAACTTCAGGAATAATTACTGTTGAAGATGTAGTAGAAGAGTTATTTGGAGAGATTGAAGATGAGCACGATAACCAAGAACTGTTAGAAGAGAAAATAAGTGAAAAAGAATTTCATTTTTCTGCTCGTTTAGAAGTCGATTATTTAAACGACGAATACAACTTAGAAATCCCTAAAGAAGAAGCATATGAAACTCTTGGAGGTTTCATTATTAATCATACAGAAACTATTCCAGAGCAAGATCAAGAACTATACATCGAAAACTTCAAAATCATTATCAAAAAAGTAAGTTCTGCTAAGATTGATACCATTTACTTCAAACTACTAGACAAAGAATCTCGTAATTCTTAA
- a CDS encoding type III pantothenate kinase, translating into MNLIIDVGNTRVKTAVFEKDKLKELFFFNKGEIFTSVKEITKKFPIQRGIISAVAKLTDEKIEKLKGILNLITLDNETKVPFINKYETPKTLGVDRIALAAYAISNHPNKNVLVIDAGTCVTFDFVNAQGEYLGGAISPGLKMRYQSLNNYTSKLPLLNSKEPNSFIGKNTQESIHSGVVNGISREIDGVITQYKNKFGDLTVLLTGGDTNFLVKQLKNDIFANPNLVLEGLHQILTYNRADD; encoded by the coding sequence ATGAATCTAATAATTGACGTTGGTAATACAAGAGTGAAAACTGCTGTTTTTGAAAAAGATAAATTAAAAGAACTCTTCTTTTTCAATAAGGGAGAAATTTTCACCAGCGTAAAAGAAATTACAAAAAAGTTTCCAATCCAACGAGGAATCATTTCTGCTGTAGCGAAGCTAACAGATGAGAAAATAGAAAAATTAAAAGGAATATTAAACTTAATAACACTCGATAACGAAACAAAAGTACCTTTCATAAATAAATATGAAACGCCAAAAACACTAGGTGTAGATAGAATTGCATTGGCTGCCTACGCCATTAGTAATCATCCAAATAAAAATGTTTTAGTAATTGATGCAGGAACTTGTGTTACTTTCGATTTCGTTAATGCTCAAGGAGAGTATCTTGGAGGCGCAATATCTCCTGGTTTAAAAATGCGTTATCAATCATTAAATAATTACACGTCGAAACTTCCGTTGTTAAATTCAAAAGAACCAAATAGTTTTATTGGAAAAAATACGCAAGAATCAATTCATTCAGGTGTAGTTAACGGGATAAGTAGAGAAATAGATGGAGTAATTACACAATACAAAAATAAATTTGGAGATTTAACAGTACTTTTAACAGGAGGAGATACAAATTTTTTGGTCAAACAATTAAAAAATGACATATTTGCCAATCCAAATTTGGTTTTGGAGGGATTACATCAAATATTGACTTATAATAGAGCGGATGATTAA
- the lpdA gene encoding dihydrolipoyl dehydrogenase, whose protein sequence is MKYDIIVIGSGPGGYIAAVRASQLGKKVAIIEKYSTLGGTCLNVGCIPSKALLDSSHHYYDAVHHFEEHGISVENPKFDFSKMVERKAKVVEQTTGGVKFLMDKNDIDVYEGLGSFEDATHVKITKNDGSSEVIEGTNIIIATGSKPSTLPFISIDKERIITSTEALKLKEVPKHLIVIGGGVIGLELGSVYKRLGADVSVVEYAPTITPTMDKDVSKELTKVLKKQGVKFNVSHGVTGVERKGDEVVVTATNKKGEEVTFTGDYCLVAVGRKAYTNGLGLENAGVKVTERGQIDVNDHLQTNVSNIYAIGDVVRGAMLAHKAEEEGVVVAEYLAGEKPHIDYNLIPGIIYTWPEVAAVGKTEQELKDANVDYKAGKFSMRALGRSRASGDIDGFVKVLADKNTDEVLGVHMVGARVADLIMEMAVAMEFRASAEDIARICHGHPTYSEAVKEAAKAAWDGKPLNA, encoded by the coding sequence ATGAAATACGATATCATCGTTATAGGTTCTGGGCCTGGTGGATATATTGCTGCGGTTAGAGCTTCTCAATTAGGAAAAAAAGTAGCCATTATAGAAAAATATTCTACCCTTGGTGGTACATGTTTAAATGTTGGATGTATTCCTTCAAAAGCTTTATTAGACTCTTCTCATCACTATTATGATGCCGTTCATCACTTTGAAGAGCACGGTATCTCTGTTGAGAATCCAAAATTTGATTTTTCAAAAATGGTAGAGCGTAAAGCTAAAGTTGTAGAGCAAACTACTGGAGGTGTTAAGTTTTTAATGGATAAAAATGATATTGATGTTTACGAAGGTTTAGGATCTTTTGAAGATGCAACTCACGTAAAAATCACTAAAAATGATGGAAGTTCAGAAGTTATTGAAGGAACTAACATTATTATAGCTACAGGTTCTAAGCCATCTACATTACCTTTTATCTCTATTGACAAGGAGCGTATAATTACTTCTACTGAAGCTTTAAAACTTAAAGAAGTTCCAAAACACTTAATTGTTATTGGTGGTGGTGTTATCGGATTAGAATTAGGTTCTGTTTACAAACGTTTAGGTGCAGATGTTTCTGTAGTTGAATATGCACCAACAATCACTCCAACAATGGATAAAGATGTTTCTAAAGAATTGACTAAAGTTTTAAAGAAACAAGGAGTTAAATTTAATGTAAGTCATGGTGTTACTGGCGTAGAAAGAAAAGGAGATGAAGTTGTTGTAACGGCTACAAATAAAAAAGGAGAAGAAGTTACTTTTACTGGTGATTACTGTTTAGTTGCTGTAGGACGTAAAGCTTATACTAATGGCTTAGGTTTAGAGAATGCCGGTGTAAAAGTTACTGAGAGAGGACAAATTGATGTAAATGATCATTTACAAACTAATGTTTCTAATATTTATGCTATTGGAGATGTAGTTCGTGGTGCAATGTTAGCTCATAAAGCTGAAGAAGAAGGAGTTGTTGTTGCTGAATATTTAGCTGGTGAAAAACCACACATTGATTATAATTTAATTCCTGGAATTATTTACACTTGGCCAGAAGTTGCAGCAGTAGGAAAAACTGAGCAAGAATTAAAAGATGCTAATGTAGATTATAAGGCTGGAAAATTCTCTATGCGTGCATTAGGAAGATCTCGTGCTAGTGGAGATATCGATGGTTTTGTAAAAGTATTAGCTGACAAAAATACTGATGAAGTTTTAGGTGTACATATGGTTGGTGCACGTGTAGCTGATTTAATTATGGAAATGGCTGTTGCAATGGAGTTTAGAGCTTCTGCGGAAGATATTGCTCGTATTTGTCATGGACACCCAACTTATTCTGAAGCTGTTAAAGAAGCTGCGAAAGCTGCTTGGGACGGAAAACCACTAAACGCATAA